Proteins encoded within one genomic window of Nonomuraea gerenzanensis:
- a CDS encoding ATP-binding protein, which produces MRGRSVSPVFVGREEELAALSESFAEARKGTATAVLLGGEAGVGKTRLVQRFAEQCAADGAHVLFGGCVELSTEGLAYAPFTAALRQLVREQGPAAVAALLPEGAERDLARLLPEFGEPNGDGETDTGRARLFEQFLTLLERLADSRPTVLVIEDIHWADRSSRDLIAFLSRNLHAPQALMVMTYRSDDLHRQHPLRPVLAELGRVNGVHRLDLPRLSRDEVAQQMTAILGETSEYGAVEKVYERSEGIPLFVEALLECGVDCTFPDSMQDLILGTVERLPEETQRVLRVAAAGGIRVGHTLLAAVSGLSDLDLEAALRPAIARNVLQIADNRAYAFRHSLIREAVHDELLPGEHQRLHARFAEEISKDRRLVPPGRAAVELAHHWYGARNDQWALTSAWEAAQKSFKAYAYTEAVPLLERVLMLWDRVPDAAELIGADHTAVLERASEAAHAGGEVDKVVRFVKAALSQLDETREPERVAELIVRRSACKNSKGQSGVIDDLRHALCLVPGDSLERANVVMTLSRHLMLRGKIEEARELIVEGLRLARQYGDRCLEADLLMNQALGHSFNGDTENTVALNEQALKIGRQENSPRLITRAIANTIDALLDMGREDEALRLAEDGYGIAKKYGRLRGSGLFIANNWAEAMEVLGRWDEAIEIVESALSHGPVLRHRLALLRVRADIAMARGELQLVEGLLAEIGVFKDHQEEFVQDLVNNARLRIGWRLATGDPVAALDEAERVLTRPRQPSKAMLGWRLLALLRVVCDAAQDVEPARTEAVRRQAAEVAAGLTVNGPVVEAYRLSYSGDFDASAAAWERLRRPHNQAKALLRAAGVAAREGDREGAATRLKAALPLAEALAAAPLVAEIEALSRRVGGGLQPAQEPSELLTPRELEVLRLVTQGRTNRDIAAELFISAKTVSVHVSNILAKLGVTTRGEAAAAAHRLSLLS; this is translated from the coding sequence ATGCGGGGACGATCTGTCAGTCCCGTCTTCGTCGGGCGGGAAGAGGAGCTGGCGGCTCTGTCCGAGAGCTTCGCCGAGGCCAGGAAGGGCACCGCGACGGCCGTCCTGCTAGGGGGCGAGGCCGGCGTCGGCAAGACCAGGCTCGTGCAGCGGTTCGCCGAGCAGTGCGCCGCCGACGGCGCCCACGTGCTCTTCGGGGGCTGCGTGGAGCTGTCCACCGAGGGCCTGGCGTACGCGCCCTTCACCGCCGCGCTCCGTCAGCTCGTCCGCGAGCAGGGCCCCGCCGCCGTCGCGGCGCTGCTGCCGGAAGGCGCCGAACGCGACCTGGCCAGGCTGCTGCCCGAGTTCGGGGAGCCCAACGGCGACGGCGAGACCGACACCGGCCGCGCGCGCCTGTTCGAGCAGTTCCTCACCCTCCTCGAACGCCTCGCCGACAGCCGCCCCACCGTCCTCGTCATCGAGGACATCCACTGGGCCGACCGCTCCAGCCGCGACCTCATCGCCTTCCTCAGCCGCAACCTGCACGCCCCGCAGGCCCTGATGGTCATGACCTACCGCTCCGACGACCTGCACCGCCAGCACCCGCTCAGGCCCGTCCTGGCCGAGCTGGGCCGCGTCAACGGCGTGCACCGGCTCGACCTGCCCCGCCTGTCGCGCGACGAGGTCGCCCAGCAGATGACCGCGATCCTCGGCGAGACCTCCGAGTACGGCGCCGTCGAGAAGGTCTACGAGCGCAGCGAGGGCATCCCCCTGTTCGTCGAGGCCCTGCTGGAGTGCGGCGTCGACTGCACCTTCCCCGACTCCATGCAGGACCTCATCCTCGGCACCGTCGAGCGGCTGCCCGAGGAGACCCAGCGCGTGCTGCGCGTGGCCGCCGCCGGCGGCATCCGGGTCGGCCACACGCTGCTGGCGGCCGTCAGCGGCCTGTCCGACCTCGACCTGGAGGCCGCACTGCGGCCCGCCATCGCGCGCAACGTGCTGCAGATCGCCGACAACCGCGCCTACGCCTTTCGGCACTCCCTCATCCGCGAGGCCGTGCACGACGAGCTGCTGCCCGGGGAGCACCAGCGCCTGCACGCCAGGTTCGCCGAGGAGATCTCCAAGGACCGCAGGCTGGTGCCGCCCGGCCGGGCCGCCGTCGAGCTGGCCCACCACTGGTACGGCGCCCGCAACGACCAGTGGGCCCTGACCTCGGCCTGGGAGGCGGCGCAGAAGTCGTTCAAGGCGTACGCCTACACCGAGGCCGTCCCGCTGCTGGAGCGCGTGCTCATGCTCTGGGACCGGGTGCCCGACGCCGCCGAGCTGATCGGCGCCGACCACACCGCCGTGCTGGAGCGCGCCTCCGAGGCCGCGCACGCCGGTGGCGAGGTGGACAAGGTCGTCAGGTTCGTCAAGGCCGCGCTGTCGCAGCTCGACGAGACCCGGGAGCCCGAGCGGGTGGCCGAGCTCATCGTGCGCCGGTCCGCGTGCAAGAACTCCAAGGGCCAGAGCGGCGTCATCGACGACCTCCGGCACGCGCTCTGCCTCGTCCCCGGCGACAGCCTCGAACGGGCCAACGTCGTCATGACGCTGAGCCGTCACCTGATGCTGCGCGGCAAGATCGAGGAGGCCCGCGAGCTCATCGTCGAGGGCCTGCGCCTGGCCAGGCAGTACGGCGACCGCTGCCTCGAAGCCGACCTGCTGATGAACCAGGCACTCGGCCACTCCTTCAACGGCGACACCGAGAACACGGTCGCGCTGAACGAGCAGGCGCTGAAGATCGGCAGGCAGGAGAACTCCCCGCGCCTGATCACCCGGGCGATCGCCAACACCATCGACGCCCTGCTCGACATGGGCCGCGAGGACGAGGCCCTGCGCCTGGCCGAGGACGGCTACGGCATCGCCAAGAAGTACGGCCGGCTGCGCGGCAGCGGCCTGTTCATCGCCAACAACTGGGCCGAGGCGATGGAGGTGCTCGGCCGCTGGGACGAGGCCATCGAGATCGTCGAGAGCGCCCTCAGCCACGGCCCCGTCCTGCGCCACCGGCTCGCCCTGCTGCGCGTGCGCGCCGACATCGCCATGGCCAGAGGCGAGCTGCAGCTCGTCGAGGGCCTGCTGGCGGAGATCGGTGTGTTCAAGGACCACCAGGAGGAGTTCGTCCAGGACCTGGTCAACAACGCCCGCCTGCGCATCGGCTGGCGGCTGGCCACGGGCGACCCCGTGGCCGCGCTGGACGAGGCGGAGCGGGTGCTCACCCGCCCCCGGCAGCCGAGCAAGGCCATGCTCGGCTGGCGGCTGCTCGCCCTGCTCCGCGTGGTCTGCGACGCCGCCCAGGACGTCGAGCCGGCGCGTACCGAGGCGGTACGCAGGCAGGCCGCCGAGGTGGCCGCCGGGCTGACCGTCAACGGGCCGGTCGTGGAGGCGTACCGGCTGTCGTACTCCGGCGACTTCGACGCCTCGGCGGCGGCCTGGGAGCGGCTCAGGCGCCCGCACAACCAGGCCAAGGCCCTGCTGCGGGCGGCCGGCGTGGCCGCCCGTGAGGGTGACAGGGAGGGCGCGGCCACCCGGCTGAAGGCGGCGCTCCCGCTGGCCGAGGCGCTGGCTGCGGCCCCGCTCGTCGCCGAGATCGAGGCGCTGTCGCGCCGGGTGGGCGGCGGGCTCCAGCCGGCGCAGGAGCCGTCCGAGCTGCTCACGCCGCGCGAGCTGGAGGTGCTGCGCCTGGTCACCCAGGGGCGCACCAACCGGGACATCGCGGCCGAGCTGTTCATCTCGGCGAAGACGGTGAGCGTGCACGTGTCGAACATCCTGGCCAAGCTCGGCGTCACCACGCGCGGTGAGGCCGCGGCCGCCGCCCACCGGCTCTCGCTCCTGTCCTAG
- the deoC gene encoding deoxyribose-phosphate aldolase codes for MTTSLADVASSDAALRAFLQGLPGVDRVGADQRAAMLGTRSIKTTAKAQAIDLAISMVDLTTLEGADTAGKVRAMCAKAVRPGGDAPSVAAVCVYPDLVPVAVEALKGTGIKVASVATAFPSGRTSLEVKVSDTALAVAAGADEIDMVIDRGAFLSGRYMKVYEEIVAVKAACGAAHLKVILETGELSTYDNVRRASWLAMLAGADFIKTSTGKVAPAATPPVTMIMLAAVRDFRDATGRQIGVKPAGGIRTTKDAIKNLVLVNETAGDDWLTPDWFRLGASSLLNDLLMQRQKLATGRYAGPDYFTLD; via the coding sequence GTGACTACCTCGCTCGCGGACGTCGCCTCGTCCGACGCGGCGTTGCGAGCATTCCTGCAGGGCCTGCCCGGGGTCGACCGGGTCGGCGCGGACCAGCGGGCGGCGATGCTGGGCACCCGTTCGATCAAGACCACGGCCAAGGCGCAGGCCATTGACCTGGCCATCTCGATGGTCGACCTGACCACGCTGGAAGGAGCCGACACGGCCGGCAAGGTGCGCGCGATGTGCGCCAAGGCCGTGCGGCCCGGCGGCGACGCGCCCTCCGTCGCGGCCGTCTGCGTCTATCCCGACCTCGTCCCCGTCGCGGTCGAGGCACTCAAGGGCACGGGCATCAAGGTGGCCTCGGTGGCCACCGCGTTCCCCAGTGGCCGCACCTCGCTGGAGGTCAAGGTGAGCGACACCGCGCTGGCGGTGGCGGCCGGGGCCGACGAGATCGACATGGTGATCGACCGGGGCGCGTTCCTGTCCGGGCGGTACATGAAGGTCTACGAGGAGATCGTCGCGGTGAAGGCGGCCTGCGGGGCGGCCCACCTGAAGGTGATCCTGGAGACCGGCGAGCTGTCCACCTACGACAACGTGCGGCGCGCGTCCTGGCTGGCGATGCTGGCCGGCGCCGACTTCATCAAGACCTCCACCGGCAAGGTGGCACCGGCCGCGACGCCGCCGGTGACCATGATCATGCTGGCGGCCGTGCGCGACTTCCGCGACGCCACCGGCCGCCAGATCGGCGTGAAGCCGGCCGGCGGCATCCGCACCACCAAGGACGCCATCAAGAACCTCGTGCTGGTCAACGAGACGGCCGGCGACGACTGGCTGACCCCCGACTGGTTCAGGCTCGGCGCCTCCTCGCTGCTCAACGACCTGCTGATGCAGCGCCAGAAGCTGGCCACCGGCCGGTACGCGGGTCCCGACTACTTCACCCTGGACTAG
- a CDS encoding aldehyde dehydrogenase family protein yields MFEYAPAPESRDVVDLKSSYGLFINGEFVDGSGPSFKTVNPATEETLAEVATASSDDVDRAVQAARKAFGVWSALPGAERAKYLFRIARLIQERARELAVLESLDNGKPIRESRDVDVPLVAAHFFYYAGWADKLRYAGFGTKPLGVAGQVIPWNFPLLMLAWKIAPALACGNTVVLKPAETTPLTALLFAEICRQADLPPGVVNIVTGAGETGAAVVAHPDVNKVAFTGSTEVGRVIARSVAGTGKKLTLELGGKAANIVFDDAALDQAVEGIVNGIFFNQGHVCCAGSRLLVQESIQEELLAALKRRLDTLRLGDPLDKNTDIGAINSAEQLAKIRRLSDLGESEGAERWSPACELPGRGFWFPPTLFTGVAQSHSIAREEIFGPVLSVLTFRTPAEAVEKANNTPYGLSAGVWTEKGSRILWMADKLRAGVVWANTFNKFDPTSPFGGYKESGYGREGGLAGLEAYLDV; encoded by the coding sequence ATGTTCGAGTATGCACCGGCCCCCGAGTCGCGCGACGTCGTTGACCTGAAGTCCTCCTACGGGCTGTTCATCAACGGTGAGTTCGTCGACGGCTCCGGCCCTTCGTTCAAGACGGTCAACCCGGCCACCGAGGAGACGCTGGCGGAGGTCGCCACCGCCTCCTCCGACGACGTCGATCGTGCCGTGCAGGCGGCGCGCAAGGCGTTCGGGGTGTGGAGCGCCCTGCCCGGCGCCGAGCGCGCCAAGTACCTGTTCCGCATCGCGCGGCTGATCCAGGAGCGGGCCAGGGAGCTGGCCGTGCTGGAGTCGCTCGACAACGGCAAGCCCATCCGCGAGTCGCGCGACGTGGACGTGCCGCTGGTCGCGGCGCACTTCTTCTACTACGCCGGGTGGGCCGACAAGCTGCGGTATGCGGGGTTCGGCACCAAGCCGCTCGGCGTCGCCGGGCAGGTCATCCCGTGGAACTTCCCGCTGCTCATGCTGGCCTGGAAGATCGCACCCGCGCTGGCCTGCGGCAACACCGTGGTGCTCAAGCCGGCCGAGACGACGCCGCTGACCGCGCTGCTGTTCGCCGAGATCTGCCGGCAGGCCGACCTGCCGCCCGGCGTGGTGAACATCGTCACCGGCGCGGGCGAGACCGGCGCCGCCGTGGTGGCCCACCCCGACGTGAACAAGGTGGCCTTCACCGGCTCCACCGAGGTCGGCCGGGTCATCGCCAGGTCCGTGGCGGGCACCGGCAAGAAGCTCACCCTGGAGCTGGGCGGCAAGGCCGCCAACATCGTCTTCGACGACGCCGCCCTCGACCAGGCCGTGGAGGGGATCGTCAACGGGATCTTCTTCAACCAGGGCCACGTGTGCTGCGCCGGCTCCCGCCTGCTGGTCCAGGAGTCGATCCAGGAGGAGCTGCTGGCCGCGCTCAAGCGCCGGCTCGACACGCTGCGCCTGGGCGACCCGCTGGACAAGAACACCGACATCGGCGCGATCAACTCGGCCGAGCAGCTCGCGAAGATCCGGCGGCTGAGCGACCTCGGGGAGTCGGAGGGCGCCGAGCGCTGGTCGCCCGCGTGCGAGCTGCCCGGCAGGGGGTTCTGGTTCCCGCCGACGCTGTTCACCGGGGTGGCGCAGTCGCACAGCATCGCCAGGGAGGAGATCTTCGGGCCGGTGCTGTCGGTGCTGACCTTCCGCACGCCCGCCGAGGCCGTCGAGAAGGCCAACAACACGCCGTACGGGCTGTCGGCGGGGGTGTGGACCGAGAAGGGCTCGCGCATCCTGTGGATGGCCGACAAGCTCAGGGCCGGTGTGGTCTGGGCCAACACCTTCAACAAGTTCGACCCGACCTCGCCCTTCGGCGGCTACAAGGAGTCGGGGTACGGGCGCGAGGGCGGCCTGGCCGGGCTGGAGGCCTACCTTGATGTGTGA
- a CDS encoding aldehyde dehydrogenase family protein — MSRLSVKKTYKLYIGGAFPRSESGRSYPVTSAKGEFLANASRASRKDARDAVVAARKAFPGWSGATPYNRGQILYRVAEMLEGRRAQLAEEVGGGKRAALEQVDAAVDRLVWYAGWSDKIASVHGAANPVAGPYFNLSTPEPTGVVAVVAPADPLLGLVSVVAPVIVTGNTCVVVASEPAPLAAITLAEVLATSDLPGGVVNVLTGRQAELAPWLAAHMDVNAIDLTGVADADLALSCEQAAAENLKRVLRPVQEDWAADPGIGRMTRFLETKTVWHPIGI, encoded by the coding sequence ATGAGTAGGTTGTCCGTCAAGAAGACCTACAAGCTGTACATCGGCGGGGCGTTCCCGCGCTCGGAGAGTGGAAGGTCCTACCCCGTGACCTCGGCCAAGGGCGAGTTCCTCGCCAACGCCTCGCGGGCCTCGCGCAAGGACGCCCGCGACGCCGTGGTGGCCGCGCGCAAGGCGTTCCCCGGCTGGTCGGGCGCGACCCCGTACAACAGGGGGCAGATCCTCTACCGCGTCGCCGAGATGCTGGAGGGGCGGCGCGCGCAGCTCGCCGAGGAGGTCGGCGGCGGCAAGCGCGCCGCGCTGGAGCAGGTGGACGCGGCCGTCGACCGGCTCGTCTGGTACGCGGGCTGGTCCGACAAGATCGCCTCGGTGCACGGCGCGGCGAACCCGGTGGCCGGGCCCTACTTCAACCTGTCCACGCCGGAGCCGACCGGCGTGGTGGCCGTGGTGGCGCCCGCCGATCCGCTGCTCGGGCTGGTGTCCGTGGTCGCGCCGGTGATCGTGACCGGCAACACCTGCGTCGTGGTCGCCTCCGAGCCCGCGCCGCTGGCCGCGATCACCCTGGCCGAGGTGCTGGCCACCTCCGACCTGCCCGGCGGGGTGGTCAACGTCCTGACCGGGCGGCAGGCGGAGCTGGCCCCCTGGCTGGCGGCGCACATGGACGTCAACGCGATCGACCTGACCGGCGTCGCCGACGCCGACCTGGCGCTGAGCTGCGAGCAGGCGGCGGCGGAGAACCTCAAGCGGGTGCTGCGGCCCGTCCAGGAGGACTGGGCGGCCGATCCGGGGATCGGCCGCATGACGCGCTTCCTGGAGACCAAGACCGTCTGGCACCCCATCGGCATCTGA
- a CDS encoding leucine-rich repeat domain-containing protein, producing the protein MIDPSDLIALRAKLATTSPANAWKAVRRLALGSREPGALILAADYAEVAKTSTDKLLKLWPEALDPDGFAQHVLAPAFDAEGRAELRLSRAGSLTGLRHLTMLESLTLDHCKSLTDLSEVAALSKLRTLELDGCAAVSDLRPLSGLTGLRGLLLRNCRQVASLTPLFGLRDLRRLDLRGTSVASVAGVGDAFPYLETLDLSGCRHLEDVSGLSGLRDLRELDLSRTKITSLEGLRDLGSVTELHLHSTRLTGLDGIGVMTELERLFLGGSTKLKSLDGFGHHPRLTTLGLPPAALPDLRPLSRLPALRRLSIDRDQRLTSLDGLEGHPSLEEVELVYAEDLSDFSALARMPALRVLTLQGLEQLADLTPFSGLLHLEELHVACTEDLRTLGELERLPALRTLHLFKCRRLSDLGSVTGFPSLREVRVSGCRALPDDLVEDLRARGLLTG; encoded by the coding sequence ATGATCGACCCCTCAGATCTGATCGCGCTGCGCGCCAAGCTGGCGACCACGTCGCCGGCCAACGCCTGGAAGGCCGTCCGGCGGCTCGCGCTGGGCAGCCGGGAGCCCGGCGCGCTCATCCTGGCCGCCGACTACGCCGAGGTGGCCAAGACATCCACGGACAAGCTGCTCAAGCTCTGGCCCGAGGCGCTCGACCCCGACGGCTTCGCGCAGCACGTGCTGGCCCCGGCCTTCGACGCCGAGGGGCGTGCCGAGCTGCGGCTGAGCAGGGCCGGCTCGCTCACGGGGCTGCGTCACCTGACGATGCTGGAGAGCCTGACCCTCGACCACTGCAAGTCGCTGACGGACCTGTCCGAGGTGGCCGCGCTGAGCAAGCTGCGCACGCTGGAGCTGGACGGCTGCGCGGCCGTCAGCGATCTGCGGCCGCTGTCCGGGCTCACCGGGCTGCGCGGTCTCCTGCTCCGCAACTGCCGTCAGGTGGCGAGCCTGACCCCGCTGTTCGGCCTGCGCGACCTGCGCCGGCTCGACCTGCGGGGCACCTCGGTGGCGAGCGTCGCGGGGGTCGGTGACGCGTTCCCCTACCTCGAAACGCTCGACCTGAGCGGCTGCCGGCACCTCGAGGACGTGAGCGGCCTGTCGGGGTTGCGCGACCTCAGGGAGCTGGACCTGAGCCGCACCAAGATCACCAGCCTGGAAGGGCTACGCGACCTCGGCTCCGTCACCGAGCTGCACCTGCACAGCACCCGCTTGACCGGCCTCGACGGCATCGGCGTCATGACGGAGCTGGAGAGGCTCTTCCTGGGCGGCAGCACGAAGCTGAAGAGCCTCGACGGCTTCGGCCACCATCCCCGGCTCACCACTCTGGGCCTGCCGCCCGCCGCGCTGCCCGACCTGCGCCCGCTGTCGCGGCTGCCCGCGCTGCGACGGCTCAGCATCGACCGGGACCAGCGGCTCACCTCGCTCGACGGCCTCGAAGGGCACCCGTCGCTGGAGGAGGTCGAGCTGGTCTACGCGGAAGACCTGAGCGACTTCTCCGCGCTCGCCCGCATGCCCGCCCTGCGCGTGCTGACCCTCCAGGGGCTGGAGCAGCTCGCCGACCTCACCCCGTTCTCGGGGCTGCTCCACCTGGAGGAGCTGCACGTGGCCTGCACCGAGGACCTGCGAACCCTCGGCGAGCTCGAACGCCTGCCCGCCCTGCGCACGCTCCACCTCTTCAAGTGCCGCAGGCTGAGCGACCTCGGCTCGGTCACCGGCTTCCCGTCGCTCAGGGAGGTCCGCGTGTCCGGCTGCCGGGCGCTGCCCGACGACCTCGTGGAGGACCTGAGGGCCCGGGGCCTGCTCACCGGCTGA
- a CDS encoding amidase: MSEKLHTLVMLWAGRSAIEIATAVRQGEVKATTVVEEHLHVISERDPKIGAFRRVREQAVHEARLLQKRRDLADLPLAGVPVAVKDNLEVAGEATRGGSAATPDRPAHEDHATVARLRAAGAVIVGLTNLPELGLVALGDSAYGIVRNPWNTGRTAGGSSSGSAAAVAAGMVPIALGNDGMGSLRIPAACCGVLAIKPGTGLVPAPADDWERLTENGPLATTAADLALALSVLAADPALAEAWRGGRRVEPPPRMLRSVWADDDEVWEPQPPPASPEPFDLRVAYAPQPLPPGMRMDKEFAAAVRGAAETLRVAGHTVVEHERRLPVWLGPATIATWLVRAAEAAEGLDRLERRTTALARAGRTLRALGLDGVRGRERWSGYGADQWFGEADALITPALAAVPPKAERWGERGFVRNAWKNVTYAPTAGPWNMCGWPAISVPVATHSSALPIGVQIVAPPGGEPHLLGLAAQLQEAHPPLRPPGFSF, from the coding sequence ATGAGTGAAAAGCTGCACACTCTTGTCATGTTGTGGGCAGGCAGGTCCGCCATCGAGATCGCGACGGCCGTCCGGCAGGGCGAGGTCAAGGCCACCACCGTCGTCGAGGAGCACCTCCACGTCATCTCGGAGCGGGACCCGAAGATAGGAGCGTTCCGGCGGGTCAGGGAGCAGGCCGTGCACGAGGCACGGCTGCTGCAGAAGCGGCGCGACCTGGCCGATCTGCCGCTGGCGGGCGTGCCCGTGGCGGTGAAGGACAACCTGGAGGTGGCGGGCGAGGCCACGCGCGGCGGTTCTGCCGCGACCCCCGACAGGCCCGCGCACGAGGACCATGCGACGGTGGCGCGGCTCAGGGCGGCCGGCGCGGTGATCGTGGGCCTGACCAACCTGCCGGAGCTGGGGCTGGTGGCGCTCGGCGACAGCGCGTACGGCATCGTCCGCAACCCGTGGAACACCGGGCGCACGGCGGGCGGCTCGTCGTCGGGCAGCGCGGCGGCGGTGGCGGCGGGCATGGTGCCGATCGCGCTCGGCAACGACGGCATGGGCTCGCTGCGCATCCCGGCCGCGTGCTGCGGCGTGCTGGCCATCAAGCCGGGCACCGGCCTGGTGCCCGCGCCGGCGGACGACTGGGAGCGGCTCACCGAGAACGGCCCGCTGGCCACCACCGCCGCCGACCTGGCGCTGGCGCTGTCCGTGCTGGCCGCCGACCCGGCGCTGGCCGAGGCGTGGCGCGGCGGCCGGCGGGTGGAGCCGCCGCCGCGCATGCTGCGCTCGGTCTGGGCGGACGACGACGAGGTGTGGGAGCCGCAGCCGCCCCCGGCCAGCCCTGAGCCGTTCGACCTGCGGGTGGCGTACGCGCCGCAGCCGCTGCCCCCGGGCATGCGGATGGACAAGGAGTTCGCCGCGGCGGTACGCGGCGCGGCGGAGACGCTGCGCGTGGCCGGGCACACCGTGGTGGAGCACGAGCGCAGGCTGCCCGTGTGGCTCGGCCCGGCCACGATCGCGACCTGGCTGGTCAGGGCCGCCGAGGCCGCGGAGGGCCTGGACCGGCTGGAGCGCCGCACGACGGCGCTGGCCCGCGCGGGGCGGACGCTGCGCGCGCTCGGGCTGGACGGGGTGCGGGGCCGGGAGCGGTGGAGCGGTTACGGCGCCGACCAGTGGTTCGGCGAGGCGGACGCGCTGATCACGCCCGCCCTGGCCGCCGTCCCGCCGAAGGCCGAGCGCTGGGGCGAGCGCGGCTTCGTGCGCAACGCGTGGAAGAACGTCACCTACGCCCCCACCGCCGGCCCCTGGAACATGTGCGGCTGGCCCGCCATCAGCGTCCCCGTGGCGACGCACTCCAGCGCGCTGCCCATCGGCGTCCAGATCGTCGCCCCGCCCGGCGGCGAGCCGCACCTGCTGGGCCTGGCCGCCCAGCTCCAGGAGGCCCATCCGCCGCTGCGACCGCCGGGATTCTCGTTCTGA
- a CDS encoding threonine synthase, with product MNGPSLALRQRSLGDPSAEFPLFPPLTRGCPKTSTDELAYPLDVVYDYAKVDRGLFEQEPGPDLARWSPLLPQLDAPTLGEGGTPLVRFGDVYVKDESRNPTWSHKDRLNRVAVSAAVASGAPGVVVASSGNHGASAAAYAARAGLPAIVLASADSPPAVQAFVRAYGAKVVSVPGEKRWPLLREIVDRLGYHPVSNQTVTHTGHPFGPEGYKTIAYELFLQLGTVPAAVFTPTGYAELLYGVWKGFTELLLLGVTERTPRMFSCETAAGGPHAKALATGQPAAVVELGPTDAYGVAGSVGGHRGVVAVRDSGGEAVLVTDEEMRRAQRELARAGLWQELSGTAGLAGHRRLRRDFDGPVVCIATSSGFKDLGVGGERYPVLEDPTLEDLRP from the coding sequence GTGAACGGACCTTCGCTTGCCCTCCGCCAGCGTTCCCTGGGTGACCCATCGGCCGAGTTCCCCCTGTTCCCCCCGCTGACGAGGGGCTGCCCCAAGACCAGCACCGACGAGCTCGCCTATCCGCTGGACGTCGTCTACGACTACGCGAAGGTGGACCGTGGCCTGTTCGAGCAGGAGCCGGGGCCCGACCTGGCGCGCTGGTCGCCGCTGCTGCCGCAGCTCGACGCCCCCACGCTGGGGGAGGGCGGCACGCCGCTGGTGCGGTTCGGCGACGTCTACGTCAAGGACGAGTCGCGCAACCCGACCTGGTCGCACAAGGACCGGCTCAACCGGGTCGCGGTGAGCGCGGCCGTGGCGTCCGGGGCGCCAGGCGTGGTCGTGGCCTCCTCCGGCAACCACGGGGCCTCCGCCGCCGCCTACGCCGCCCGCGCCGGGCTGCCCGCCATCGTGCTGGCCTCGGCCGACTCGCCGCCCGCCGTGCAGGCGTTCGTGCGGGCGTACGGGGCGAAGGTCGTGTCCGTGCCCGGCGAGAAGCGGTGGCCGCTGCTGCGGGAGATCGTGGACCGGCTGGGCTACCACCCGGTCAGCAACCAGACCGTGACGCACACCGGGCACCCCTTCGGCCCCGAGGGGTACAAGACGATCGCGTACGAGCTGTTCCTGCAGCTCGGTACGGTGCCCGCGGCGGTGTTCACGCCCACCGGCTACGCCGAGCTGCTCTACGGGGTGTGGAAGGGGTTCACCGAGCTGCTGCTGCTCGGGGTGACGGAGCGGACGCCGCGGATGTTCTCCTGCGAGACGGCCGCCGGCGGGCCGCACGCCAAGGCGCTGGCCACGGGTCAGCCCGCCGCCGTCGTCGAGCTGGGGCCCACCGACGCGTACGGCGTGGCAGGGTCGGTCGGCGGGCACCGAGGCGTCGTCGCCGTGCGCGACAGCGGCGGGGAGGCGGTGCTCGTGACCGACGAGGAGATGCGGCGGGCGCAGCGCGAGCTGGCGCGGGCCGGGTTGTGGCAGGAGCTGTCGGGCACCGCGGGCCTGGCCGGGCACCGGCGGCTGCGCAGGGACTTCGACGGGCCCGTGGTGTGCATCGCCACGTCCAGCGGGTTCAAGGACCTGGGCGTGGGCGGCGAGCGCTACCCCGTGCTGGAGGACCCGACGCTGGAGGACCTCAGGCCCTGA